Sequence from the Bubalus kerabau isolate K-KA32 ecotype Philippines breed swamp buffalo chromosome 17, PCC_UOA_SB_1v2, whole genome shotgun sequence genome:
ATGATCAACTTTGGCCGCTGGGGTAGGCAGAGGAGGGGCGCAGGGGGTCAGTGTAGAGACAAAGGGGCAATCTGGATATTAGAGAGGCATGGGTGGGGGGCTCTCCTTTCCAGCTTAGCTAGGAGGGCAGAAGATGCAGACACTAGAGTGGTGTAGACTGGAGCAGACATGGGAAAGCCACATTGACGCGAAGTGGATGATCTGACTCCCTGACTCCTTTCAGTGTGACACTGAAAGCAAATGGTCTCCCCACACTGTCCAGTATAGTAGCCCCTGGATCCTCAAGGCTACTTACTCTTAAATTAGTtacaattaataaaattttaaattcagtttcttaGTCACACTAGTCAAATTTCAAGTGCCCTGTAGTCACATGAGGCTAATAAGTTAGACAAAGAACATTCCCATCACGGCAAGAAGTTCTGTTGGATGACACTCGTAGACGCCGAGGAACTCTAGATATGAAAGTGGGTCGGATACAATGGACCAGTGTAGACTTGAGAGTAAGCAGAATGGATGCCGGGGTCTAGGGCACCATGTGGGTTGGGGTGGAAACACAGTAGTGTAGACATGAAGGTAAGCAGTGTAGATATTGTGAGTGGAAAGTGATGAGGGGAAGTAGCACAGGAGACAGTGTAGGTATGTGGGTAGATGGTATGGCCCTGGGTGGCAAAGTGGTTATGAGGGTTAGCGTTATGGCCATTGGCAATAATATGACTTGAAGGGAGGTGATATGGCTAAGAGAGGATGTGAAGGTAGTTGGTATAGACACTGGGGACAGCGAGGGTGGTGGCGAGGAGACTGGTGTGGCAGTGTAGGTATGTGGGTAAGTGTAGTGTCTTCAGCAGTAGTGTAGACAATGAAGGCTGGTGCTAGAGATTCTGAGGCTGTGTAGACCATAGGGTGCTGACAGTCACGTCAGCAACACTCTACTGGCCTGCTGTGTCCTCAGTCCTGGTTAACCCAACAGGGCGAGGGAAGGGGTCAGAGGGTAGATGGGCTGAAGGGCCCCAACCATGGATGAGATGTGGCTGGGGTTCAGCCCCCAATGGGGTAGCTAGAAGCTGAGATCCAGTGTGTTTCAGAGCATGGAGATGGGTACCCTTTTGATGGCAAAGATGGGCTCCTGGCTCATGCCTTTGCCCCGGGCCCTGGAGTTGGGGGAGATTCCCACTTCGACGACGATGAGCTGTGGACTCTAGGAGAAGGACAAGGTAAGAATATGACCGTCTACATGCCCGAGCCTCCTCTGTGATTTTCTGCATGCCTCCTTGTCACCTAGCAATGAAGACTGTGGCTTCCCTGGCAACTGTAGACCCCTCCATCTGCTCaggtgggagggggagagaggtcACACACCCCGATGAGTCACAATCCTGGTCTCCAAAGAAAGGCCTAGAGAGATTCACCCTCCACCCTGTGTGGCTCCTCAGTGGTCCGTGTGAAGTACGGGAATGCTGACGGGGAATATTGCAAGTTCCCCTTCCGGTTCAACGGCAAGGAGTACACCAGCTGCACAGACATAGGCCGCAGCGATGGCTTCCTCTGGTGCTCCACCACGTACAACTTTGACAAGGACGGCAAGTATGGCTTCTGCCCCCATGAAGGTGAGTGTCCTCCTGGCTTCAGGCCTTGACCTTCCCGACCTCCACACTCCTCAGGCCTGGCGCTGCCAATTAGCCAGTGTGCCCTCCACTTCCTTCAGCCCCCACATCCCAATTTGAGCCATCACTGTGCCCTTCTCATCTGTTCCATTATTCACTTAATACTTTCATTAAATCAATTCCAGCTTAAAAGATTTAAGCTTCACCATTAGCAATATTTTTGAACTCATTACTTTGATGTGCTAATTATCTTTGGATTATCTTTTCCAACATACATTAAACTGAACTTAGAATGATTAAAATGCCCAATGGGTCTCTTGAGAACTACTTTCTACCCTCTAGCAGAATTGGAGGTTCAAGGGTTGAGGAGAGCCTTGGGATGAATTAGAAGCCTAACAATGGGATTGGTACTGAGGCCGGTACCCAACCTGGCTTGGGGACACCGACCTGGGGGATTTCAGCCATTGCTTCTGGTTCTGATGCTGACTCTGTGTGTCTTGGGGCTGTTCCATCTGCCTTTCTTGGTCTCCATCTatcttggcttgtggctgcatctcTGGGTCTTGGCAAAGGCATCAGGTTTGACCTAGTATTTATGTGTGTGCTTTTGTCAGTGCTTGAGACATAAGCTCCAGATATTTTGAAACAATGtagagggaattttttttaaagggtgagggtattgacatatacactcaattctttttaatttatccttGACGTACTTCATAATCAGAAATCATGAAAGGACAGCATATATAACCTTATACTCTTATCAAGTCATCATGTTTAATGATTCAGGAGGTTGAAAGctgagaagatgtggagaaaatgtgaaaaagtccaaaaacttttaaaataccttttttcTTTGCTAGTCCATAAACTCCTTGATCTATAGATACCTCTGTCTTCTTAGCTGTAATTTTACGCGTTTGTGAATCTTTCTGACTTTATTGCAACTGAACCCAAAGTACCAGCCCTGttgacagaaggaaagaaacaaagagcTAGTTAAATGTGTCCCTGTTTACGCTTTTAGTACCCAAAACTCATGCAATACTTTTTTGTTAAGTAAAGTTCAAGGCATTGGCCATTAATAAGtcagaaatatttaaaaccaaaaatatttaatgtatctTGCATTTCCCAGTAGGGATTTGGATGGCGTTAACCTTCCATGTGTCAACCCCTGTGTTTAGAACAGAATGTCTTGATAATAGAAGGGAAACAGCTGTAATTCATAAGTTGAGGAAGGGTTTTTCCCTGTTTGGGACATTAACCATTGGCTTGGTCCTTAGCCAGATGTAAGTACGCACGACATGCACGTGTTTGGGTCTTGGGGCAGAGGTTCTGGTTACTCAGCCCCTCCTGACTGCTGAGTCAGTGTCTGCTTGTCTCCATCCCTTTGGGGGCAGGATTTGGGAAGAGatgggggcttcctgggtggtagAAATGCTGCTGATGGGAGGCCAAAGGTGGAGACTGGTCTCCATTGAGGTTAACACTTCGCCTTTCCCATTTCAAGGCCACCAAGGCAGCTTGTCTTCTCCTTCAGCCCCATTGTTTCTGGCGTTCCAGGAGaaggtccctgggttggggagaaggGAGCAGTGAGGGTAAGGGGCCCTGAGACTTGTGGGGGTGGCCAGGGACTGGGCTTGATTCTGGCCATGGTGGAGTTAACGGGGGCTGGTGAGGTCACCTCTGGCGCCGTTGTTCACAGATGGTCCTTGTTACGCACTTGTGGTTTTGCTAGTTGGCAAATCCAAAGACACACCATTCTGTAGCTTCGGGTGGATGAGGGTGCGGGGCAGCAGGGGGATAACCCAAGACAGACAAGCCCAGACTCTTAATCCCATTGTCTACCCTGAACCCTCCAGTCATGGCCCATGTCTTGGGGCGGTCAGAGTGGGAGCCTGGGGTGTGTATTAAAAGGTTCACAAAGATACCACCTCCCCCTCCcgccctccctctcctctccctcctgcagGGACCACAGCATCTGGGAAAACGCCTGGGGTTGAAGGGAGGCGAAGTTTTCTCTGTGTGCGCAAGCGTGAATGACAGAGTGAGGAAGGCAGAGATGGAGATCAGTGTGTTTCGTAGTTCTCAGTTACAACCCTCATCCATCTAGGTGATCATGAGTAGTTCTGGAGCCAGCTTTCTTCAaacctcagtttccctctctgtCAAATGGAGAGATATTGCCATTCTGCCCATCTTGGACGATATATTTAGCAATCTGCAGGGATGCAGACATCAATCAGGCAGAGTAGACCGTGACCCTGGGGCTGGAGTAGGGCTCTGGAGGCCCCCACCATGTGCCAGGGGTTAACTGTTTTATTGCTGGGGCAGAGGGGGGCGATCCATAAGGTCCAAGGAAAAGGATGGGGCTGGCAAGGGAGGAAGGAGTATTTACCCCCAGAAGTTCAGAGAAGCAACAGTTTACCAATcagtatagattttttaaaaaatattttatcaatgctatgacttccctggtgtgaGTGGGCAGGTGGGCAGCCAGCTCTGCATCCACACAGGTGCCCAGCGGATGCTCACATTCGcaccctccccctctctcctGCACCCCAGCCCTGTTCACCATGGGCGGCAACGCTGACGGACAGCCCTGCAAGTTCCCGTTCCGCTTCCAGGGCACGTCTTACGACAGCTGCACCACGGAGGGCCGCACGGACGGCTACCGCTGGTGTGGCACCACCGAGGACTATGACCGTGACAAGAAGTACGGCTTCTGCCCGGAGACTGGTGGGTGTCGcgcctctccccaccctctgaTAGCAGACCCACGAGAGCGCCCTTCCCACCCCGCTTCCCCAGGACAGGGGTGCTAATCAGGATGCTCAGCGGCTGGCCCAGCACAGACACCAAAGTCAGGACAGACGTTGGGCACCCACAGCCAGTTCAGCTGAATTGGCTGGTGATGCCTAAGTTCAGGCCCGCCCAGGACTCCCTCAGAATGACCTGCACTCTCCCAGCCTCCCTGGTCTttgtctcttcctctccctcatcCCAGAGTCTCTCTTCCCTGCCTCTCTTTGTCTTAGTCTGTATCTCttttgatctttgtttttcaataagaactccttccctcccttccttcctttcttccttcctcccttccttcaacAGATATTTGCCGAGTCCCTGCTctctgcagaggacacaggtaaGTCTCCCACTGGCCCATGTGTGATGGAGCTCCCAGTCTTGGAAGGGGTGTTGGCATCCTCAGCTCTGCCCAGCTTCCTCTGGCCCCGCCATGGCCCCACCCATGGAAAGCTAATTTTAAAAGCTCTGGAGTCTGGCTGCCTGGGTCTgcatcccagccctgccacttcTCAGCAGCACTgcctaggcaagttacttaatctctctgagctcgAGTCTTCCCATCTGTGCAATAGGAGATAATCTAGGGTCCCTACCACACAGGGTTGTTTAAGAGGGGCCAAGATGTGAGATGTGTATAAAGCCCCTGACCCAGTGGCCCGGACTGAGCGAGCACTCAGTAAGTCTGGTTTGTTAATATCCACGTCCTGTCGTTGCTCCTGGTGGTGGCCTCAGACCCCCTGCGTCCCGCTGACCCATGTCCCTGATCCCACAGCCATGTCCACTGTGGGCGGGAACTCAGAAGGTGCCCCATGTGTCCTCCCCTTCACCTTCCTGGGCAACAAGCACGAGAGCTGCACCAGCGCTGGCCGCAGTGATGGGAAGCTGTGGTGTGCGACCACCTCCAACTACGATGATGACCGCAAGTGGGGCTTCTGCCCCGACCAAGGTATGAGGAGCCCTGGCTTTAAGTCAGAAAGCCCCCCACCCGGCCCCGCCCATATGTGGGCGGGGAAACCGTCCAGAGTCCCCACCCACCTCAGCCATAGGCACCGCCCCCTAGACACCCACCTACCGGCATCTCGGCATCTCTACTGCGGACCCTTCCACTCTCCAGTGACGCTGCCCGTTCCTGGTGGCGACCGCTTGCCTGCTTAGCCCCGCTTCTCTGGGCAAAGAGGTGGCCTCCAAAATAAGACCTGATCCATCCCAGTTCCCAGTTCCTGGGTGGGAGTCAGTTTTCCCCAGCAGATGCTGCTTTCCCCTCCCACCTCTTTACCGCTCCAGGTGGGTCTGTCACACCCCCAAACATCTCAGTGCTGGATACAGGGAACCCTGCTCCAGAGAGATGATTCTCCTGCGAGACATTCCCACTCCAGCAGAGAGCTGTCTTCAGGGAGCTGGGTGGGCAGAAGAGAGGAATACAGTAGGCACCTTATCCTTgctctccccaccctccaggcACAATGGGGAGGCCCTCACGGCCCTCCCTGCCCCATGGGCACCATCCTTTGCCAGGTTGTGAATAGAGGGGTCCTTGTCAGTAATGGGTGCTGAAAACACAGCTGCCAGGGACAGCTCTCTTCCCTCCAGGGCTCACAGGCTTGAGGGAGAGAGTGATCAGGAGACAGGCTGTGACCTTGTGTGGTCACTGCAACGAACAGGATTCTTGGGGGCACCGGGGAGTCAGTCTAGGCTGCAGGGCCCCGTGTCACTGGGTTCAAGGACCCAGATGACCAGGTGAGAATGCTGGGCTGGGGCCAGCCGGTATTAGGGCAGCCTCTTTTGAAgttacttttcttcttctttactcTCACTGAGATGGAACTTGGAGAATGCCAGCTGACAGAGGCTGGCCAAGGGAGTTTTTTTATCCTCCCCCAAGTGCCATGCTAAGACTTACCCTGATTTTAcctgctctgctccagcctcTATTTAAAGGTGGGGTTCTCCATCTGCCAGAGTGGTTTAAGACTCCAGAGCACATATAGTGTActtggttgggggagggggcagtgtaTTAGTGTCCTCTTGCTGttgtgtagtcgctaagtcatgtctgactcttttgtgatcccatgaactgtagcccgccaggctcctctgtccatgggatttcccaggcaaggatactggagtgggttgctatttccttctccaggggatcttcctcacccagggatcaaacctgcatctcccgattgacgggtggattctttaccactgagccaccagggaagcccgtattaGTGTCCTAGGGCCGCCATAAccagatggcttaaaacaacagaaatttattccctTGTACTTCTAGAGTCTtccagaagtctaaaatcaaggtgtgggTAAGGCCACATTTTCACTAGAGACTGTATCACTCCAATCTCTCCCTCTGTTGTTATTTGGCCATGTACCTTCTAAGGACGTGGGTCATACTGGATTAAGGGGCCACCCTCCTGCAGTATGGCTTCATTTTAACTTGTAGCTTAATTTACCTGCAAAAacaatatttccaaataaagtcacagcCACAGGTATGTGAGGTTAGGACCTGAACATGTCTTTGCAGGGACACTGCAAAGACACACAATTCAACACAATTGCAAAGACAATTCAAACTGCAAAGACAATTCAACACACAATCGAGTGCAATGATAGGATTTGCCCACTGTCTGGCTTGAGCCTGGGCAACCACTCCAAGTGAGCATCTTTTTACTGCTTCCCCTGGGTTTCCTCTTTGGAGACTCTGCAGAGCAGGTTTTGCCCTTGTTCTTTATAGAGAAAACGAAGAGCCAGGAAATGGGATTTTTAAACAAACGGGCCTGTAAGTACAGGATTTGCCAATGCTGCGTGCTCCCCTCTATAGCACATATGCGGTCCACATGGAAAGGGATGAGGGGACCTGGGTTGACTCTAATTGAAAGTAAAAGGTGTGGTCTGTTAACCTCAGAATTCTTGGAAGAAGAAAACATCAATATGTGCCACCTCCATGCTCTGAACCCTACCATGGAGATGTCCTCAAATGTCCCCATTGTCGGAGCCAGGCCTGACTACTACTactttttttctggctgcaccgAGTCACATGTAGTattttagttccccgatcagggatcaaactcctacCCCCCATTTGGAAGTCCagagtcttaactattggaccaccagggaaatcccctgatCTGACTTTCTCTCTTATCTCTCTCCCTGTCcttctgcccccctcccctccctatgGCCCTCAGGGTACAGCCTGTTCCTGGTGGCAGCCCATGAGTTTGGCCATGCAATGGGGCTGGAGCACTCACAGGACCCTGGAGCCCTGATGGCACCCATTTATACCTATACTAAGAACTTCCGCCTGTCCCATGATGACATCCAGGGCATCCAAGAACTCTATGGTAAGCCTCAGCTTGGGGTCCCTGGGGCAGGAGTTTGGGGAAGTCGTGTCACTGGGGGTAGggtgccgggggtggggggaaccagCCAGATCTGGGACTGCAGGAGACAAGGGCAGCAGTGTTAACCTGGTCTGGGGATATTGGAGCATCACTCTAAGGCCCTCGGACAGCCCTTTCCTTTCCAAATAACACCAGTGTCTGAGCCTCACTTGGCTCCCCAGAGCCACACCGCAAGGCAGGCGGGGCAGAAATGGGCAATCCGTTTTCTAGGTGAGTCAGCTGAGGGAGGTCTGAGAAAGGCAACCTTCTGGCCCCAAGGTCAATGAGGTTTATGCATCCAAGTGAGGTTTAGAATCCAGGAGAAGTATAAATAGCTAAATACAGGGTAGAAATTCCCAGCACCTGGAATGACCTTAATGATACAGGAGTGCAAAGCTTCTAGTTCTCCGaacaattcttttattttaacgTGTAATAGGATCAGTACAGCTAGTACCTGGAACCACTGATTTATGTATATTAATGCTTACAATGAGGCCAGAGTTTACAAAGtggctccattttttaaaataaatcaacgTATAATAGTACTGGCGGCACTTAGACAAGGCTGAAATCCTGAAAATGGTTCTGGAGCGACGAGGTGTGGGGAGCACAGGACTTGGGAAAGAACTGCAGTAGAGTGAGTGAGTGGCTCTGGGTTCGAGCGTCGCCTCTGCCACTCACCAGCTTCAAGGGATGGAGCCGGCCTTTACCTCTctggactcagtttcctcacctctaaACGGTGGCTGGTTACCCTCAGGAGTGAAGGAGGTGCCTGCCACACCCCCAGTGCTGGCCACATGGTCTCCCCTCTGACACGCTGACTCTCTTGTAGGCTCAGAAACCTGGGCTTTGGGTTTAAATCCTTGGGCAGGTCATATACAAAACTTGTctgggtttcagtttcctcatctgtaaaatgggagtaaagaCGATGCCTACCTCTTAGGGATATAGAGAGGACTGATTCAGGGGATGTCGGGGAAGAACGTTCATACAAGGTGAAGGACCACAGGATTCTGGTTTCTGTTCAGTCTCCTTTCCAAGTCCAGGCCTCTTCCCCTGTCTTCCCTGGGCTGACACCGAGGCCAGAATGCTATTCTTCTGGTAATTAACAGGTTGGGTAGGCCGGTCTCGGGGCTTAGCCTGTGGGGGAGAaccccaggggctggggagggtctGAGGTCGGGTGTCTTCCCCCAGGAGCCTCCCCTGACATTGATACTGGCACCggccccaccccaaccctgggCCCTGTCACTCCTGAGCTCTGCAAACAGGACATCGTCTTCGATGGCATCTCTCAGATCCGTGGGGAGATCTTCTTCTTCAAGGACCGGTGAGTGTAGGAGCTGACTTCCTTGCCTTCTGCCCTGTCTCCATTATTCTCATGCCCCCATCTCTTGCTCAAGGACCCCACTGGAGGCTTCATAGAATGGCCGGTATGAGACCCATTTTTGCTGCATGTCTGACAGATTTTGGTGCTACCACGACAGGCACTTCCTGTGCTGTCTGCTAGCCTGTGGGTCTCCTTGGTATCTCAGCTTCGGGCTGCAGTATGCATTCAGGGATGGTCTGCATATCACTCCCTCTCCTGGGGTTAGCAGTTACTTGTGACAGATGGCAGGAGCACAGGAAGCCAGATCAGACCACACAAATACATTTAAAGCCTCCACTCTGAGCATATTTGAGAATATTTCACTGGCTGAAGCTACTCACATGGCCAAGCCCACTACCTACTCTAGGGGGTGGTACTGCACAGTCATGTGACATCACACATGGATGTAGATTTCTAAAACAGGGATGGAGAGAAGAATTAGGAACAATGCATCTACCATAGACCTTCTCCTGGAATGGCCTTGACCTCAAATGTTCTATGTTTGGGGAACAAGTCACCACAGGGCAGAGAGGTCGTGTCCTTCAGGCTATAAATAAAGGCCCCCACTCAATCCACCAGGGCTGTGATTAACTCAGCTGTCCTAGAGGCAGGCAACAAATCTACAACTACATTaaagcatccatccatccatctttccaCTCTTCTACCTCTCCATCACGCAGCTATCATCCagtatccacccatccatccattatctgtccatccatcatCGCTATGTATTCATGCGCATCATCAAGTCATTCATCATCTGTCCATCCATAGAGCATAATAGTTGGGAGAATGGTTCTGGAGCCAGATTGCTTAGGTTAGAATCCTGGACCTGCTACTAACCTGTTGCATGATTACAGGCAAGTTAattgtgtatcttctttttaCCTCAAATTACTCatctggctcagacggtaaagtgtctgactgcaatgagggagacccaggttcaatccctgggttgggaatatcccctggaggaagaaatggcaacccactttagtactcttgcctggagaattctatggacagaggagcctggtgggctacagtccatggggttgcaaagagtcggacacgactgagcgacttcacttcacttcactcatctctaaaatgggattaATAGTCCAACCTATCTCATAGGACTGTTTTGAAGATTAGATGAGCTTagtgcttagaacaatgcctgacacaGACTAAGTGTGTTCAATTGTACTAGCTGTCCTTATTGACAAATAATTACTTGGCTTCTACTGTGCCAAATCCTTTGCTAAGCTTTGGGATCTGGGGGTGAGGTGTTTTGTGCTGTGGGCAGAGGGGCTGCTTAATGCCTggattgttgttttagtcactaagtcgtgtccaactcttgctaccccatggaccataattcaccaggttcctctgtctatggcatgtccaaggcaagaatactagagtgggttgccatttccttctccaggggatctgccccaaccagggattgaacccacgtctcctgcactggcaggagggttctttaccgctgagccaccaggaaagcccaatgccTAGATTAGTGTTCTCAAAAAAAGGTCAATGAATCTCCCCAACAAAAATCACTTAGAGTGTGAGGGTTAAAAGTTTCTGCCCCCACCCTCAGGCCCTCTGACTGGAATCTCTGGGAATGGGTCCCAGGcatgtatgtttaaaaaaatttccccatgagaattccctggtggtccaatggttagaactccgtgctttcactgccaagggtgaaGTTCAcccccttgtcagggaactaagatcccacaagctgcaaggcacagccaaaaagagaaaaaaaaatttccccaatGATCCTgatgcacattaaagtttgagcaCCACTCGTCTGGTTTAGGAAACAAGCAGAGAGGACCGTTATGGCAGAATGAAAGAGATGTGACTGCAGAGATAATAGCACAACACTTTGTGGACACGTCTGAGTCCAAGGCTCCGCAGGTGAAGTGATACCCAAGCGGGAACATTAGAGGAGAAGCAGGTGCAGGCGGACGTGATGGGGCTGGCAGGGTGGGAGCGTGGTTGAGACAAGGGAATTGTAAGAGCGAAGCTGGAGAGATGCAAAGTTACTGGCTTATCCCAGGAGAGCCTGGTGAGGCTGAAGATGTTCCAAAAACTCTTGTGAAGGGGGTCCTCTGCTCCAGGCATTGGGCTAGGTGCTGGGTTTGGGGTGGGAGGAGTGGGGCAGATGCCAGAGAGAGATGAGACCCATAATGCACTGAGAAGTCAGGTCCATCAGTCCACGAATGCCCAAACcaggacatgtaacaacagatcTCAGTGTGTACTGCAGCCCTCATTTCAGGGATGGGGAAGAGGTGAGCCCAGGGAACCCACGCTCTAGCACCACCCTTGATCTGCTGCACTTCTCCCTAAGGAGACCTTGACCACACTGGTGGGTCTGAGTACAGAGCTGGGAAAGGGTGTGGTGCCTAGGCCCAGGTCAGAGCCATCCCTGGTCTGACACATCCCACTTTCTTTCAAAAGGAAGTTGATGCGTGTTTAATGGGTTCCTTGAATtgattagtaaatatttaaacacTGACTATATGCAGAAATTGGTGCTGGACATTGTGGGGGACTAGAAAGGCAGTACTGAAGGATAATTCAACTCCAACTTTGGAGTCagatctggatttgaatcctggcaaTTCCACCACCTCTCGGAGCGTCATTTGCCAAGTAAGGATCGTGGTACTTTCCCGATCAGGATGTTTTGGTCGCAAGTAACAAAGAATCCCAACTCAAACCAGCTtaaacaatggaaagaaattaTTCCCACATGGTACAAAGTCCAGGGGTAGGGCTGCCTCCAGGGGCGGAAAAAGGGTCACGGATTCAGTGATTTTTTGTCTACTACCGTCCTTGGCATTGACTTCCTCCTAAGGCTGAGTCCCTTGGGGTCACACGGTGACTACCAATGGCAATTGGGGCTGTACACTTCCTTGCCTACATGCAGCAGAagagagattgagagagagagatctccAGATGTGAAATACAAGTGTATGTCTTCAATCTTATTGTGCCAACATAGGAcatatggccactgctgaatctATAACAGTTGCCGGGGAATGCTAAGCTCTGATAGGATTAGATCACTGGTCCTCAAACTTTGGCACACATTAGAATCGGCTGGAAGGATTCGTAAGTCACAGATTACTGGGCCCCAAGCCCAGAGGGTATGATTCATGGGTCCTAAGTGGAGCCCAATAATTTGCATTTCAAATAAGTTCCACGTGTTGGTCTGGAGATCTCGCTTTGAGAGCGGGTAGCTTAAACTCATCAAAATGGGGACTGGATCCATCTATAGGAAAGGAGGGACCATAAGTATGGGTATGTTGTGAGGAAGGATTATAGGGAAATAAATAATAGGTGCTGGGTAGACCACCAAGAgtgcatattttataatattgtaagGTTGACATTTTACAAGCCACATGAAGTGCTTGGGACTTAGTAGGCCCTCAATAAATGAAGGCTCTTTAttactcctggaggaggaaatggcaacctgctccagtattcttgcctggaaaattccatggacagaggtgcctggcaggctacagtccatgggattgcaaagagtcagatatgactgagcaactgagcatgcacacacactttatTACTCCTGCCAAAGTGCATGAATCCATTTCAATTCGGGAAATGCTTTTGAGTGCCATCAGCTCCTGCCTCAATTGACTTCTAATCTGGCAGGAAagataaaacacttaaaaaaaaaacccaaacaatcaAACTACTGTTACAGGCACTTGGTGTTGCCAGTTTTGAGAGACTCAGAGGGGGGAGAGCACAGTATGGAGAGAGAGGTAgttagggaaggcttcctggaggagggagcaggagggGGAGCAAAGTGGTTGCTTCTCTGCTCTGGCTTCTTGCTGAGGGGACTCTGCTCATTCTCCAGTCCTTCTCCACCCTTCCTTTGATCTTGCCTCCCCGCTACCCAGCCGAGGAATTATCCTGGGATGTTTCTGAGTGGGCTTGGGGAGGCATGTGTGGTTACAGCTACAGAGGGACTGAAGGTGTGGTTTCCTgtgtccccttcccccacccagatTCATCTGGCGAACAGTGACACCACGTGACAAGCCCACAGGGCCCCTGCTGGTAGCCACATTCTGGCCTGAGCTACCGGAAAAGATCGATGCTGTGTACGAAGACCCACAGGAGGAGAAGGCTGTGTTCTTTGCAGGTCTGTGGGAGGGGACCTTCTTGGCCCTCAGCTCCAGGGGGCGCTGTACCGCGATTCCGGTACACTGGTGGTTGCCCCCCTTAGTTACAGATCCACTCTTGGAACCATCATCTGGGAGATTGGTTAGACATCCAGCATCAACCAGCACTGGCCCACAGAAGGAACATTTCAGTAACCTTTTACTCACTTTTCAGTCTTTTTGattccttttccagaggaaaaGGACACGTCAGT
This genomic interval carries:
- the MMP2 gene encoding 72 kDa type IV collagenase, whose product is MTEARVSRGALFAPLRALCVLGCLLGRAAAAPSPIIKFPGDVAPKTDKELAVQYLNTFYGCPKESCNLFVLKDTLKKMQKFFGLPQTGELDQSTIETMRKPRCGNPDVANYNFFPRKPKWDKNQITYRIIGYTPDLDPQTVDDAFARAFQVWSDVTPLRFSRIHDGEADIMINFGRWEHGDGYPFDGKDGLLAHAFAPGPGVGGDSHFDDDELWTLGEGQVVRVKYGNADGEYCKFPFRFNGKEYTSCTDIGRSDGFLWCSTTYNFDKDGKYGFCPHEALFTMGGNADGQPCKFPFRFQGTSYDSCTTEGRTDGYRWCGTTEDYDRDKKYGFCPETAMSTVGGNSEGAPCVLPFTFLGNKHESCTSAGRSDGKLWCATTSNYDDDRKWGFCPDQGYSLFLVAAHEFGHAMGLEHSQDPGALMAPIYTYTKNFRLSHDDIQGIQELYGASPDIDTGTGPTPTLGPVTPELCKQDIVFDGISQIRGEIFFFKDRFIWRTVTPRDKPTGPLLVATFWPELPEKIDAVYEDPQEEKAVFFAGNEYWVYSASTLERGYPKPLTSLGLPPDVQKVDAAFNWSKNKKTYIFAGDKFWRYNEVKKKMDPGFPKLIADAWNAIPDNLDAVVDLQGGGHSYFFKGAYYLKLENQSLKSVKFGSIKSDWLGC